In the genome of Cercospora beticola chromosome 2, complete sequence, one region contains:
- the VPS4 gene encoding Vacuolar protein sorting-associated protein 4: MSNTDFLGRAIEQVKKAIELDTAGDYDKAYQQYYSALELFMLALKWEKNQKSKEMIRQKAAEYMERAEKLKNHLAEQDGKRKPAAMGANGSASNGSGKAKGDDDEQDADSKKLRGALAGAILTDKPNIKWEDVAGLEGAKEALKEAVILPIKFPHLFTGKRQPWKGILLYGPPGTGKSYLAKAVATEANSTFFSVSSSDLVSKWMGESERLVKQLFNLARENKPSIIFIDEIDALCGPRGEGESEASRRIKTELLVQMDGVGRDSKGVLILGATNIPWQLDAAIRRRFQRRVHISLPDFPARCKMFELAVGGTPCELTPEDYKTLGKYSEGYSGSDISIAVQDALMQPVRKIQTATHYKKVQVDDPETGAKLNKLTPCSPGDAGAMEMNWTQVETEELLEPPLQVKDFVKAIKASRPTVSKEDLDRNSEWTKEFGSEGA, encoded by the exons ATGTCAAACACCGATTTCCTCGGCCGTGCGATAGAGCAAGTCAAGAAGGCCATAGAACTCGACACCGCCGGAGACTATGACAAGGCGTACCAACAATACTACTCTGCCCTCGAGCTATTCATGCTCGCACTCAAATGGGAGAAGAACCAGAAGTCAAAGGAAATGATCAGACAGAAGGCGGCAGAGTACATGGAACGTgcagagaagctgaagaaccATTTGGCTGAACAAGATGGGAAGCGGAAACCTGCTGCGATGGGAGCTAACGGCTCTGCGTCGAATGGAAGTGGGAAAGCAaaaggcgacgatgatgagcagGATGCCgactcgaagaagctgcgaggCGCATTGGCTGGTGCCATCTTGACAGATAAGCCGAATATCAAGTGGGAGGATGTCGCTGGTCTGGAGGGAGCGAAGGAGGCGCTTAAGGAGGCTGTGATTCTGCCGATCAAGTTTCCGCATCTGTTTACAGGGAAGAGGCAGCCGTGGAAGGGTATCTTGCTGTACGGGCCACCTGGTACAGGAAAGTCGTATCTTGCGAAGGCAGTGGCGACAGAGGCGAATAGCACATTTTTCAGTGTGTCTTCGTCAGATCTGGTGTCGAAGTGGATGGGAGAGTCAGAACG ACTTGTGAAACAACTTTTCAATCTAGCGCGCGAGAACAAGCCTTCAATCATCTTCATTGACGAAATCGACGCGCTATGCGGACCCAGAGGCGAAGGCGAGTCCGAAGCTTCGCGACGTATCAAGACTGAGCTGCTGGTACAAATGGATGGTGTGGGGCGCGACTCCAAGGGTGTCCTGATTCTCGGCGCAACGAATATTCCCTGGCAACTCGACGCTGCCATCCGACGACGATTTCAGCGACGAGTACACATCTCTCTACCCGATTTCCCCGCACGATGCAAGATGTTCGAGCTGGCTGTTGGCGGCACCCCATGCGAGCTGACTCCAGAGGACTACAAAACGCTCGGCAAATACTCCGAAGGGTATTCTGGGTCCGATATCTCCATCGCTGTACAAGATGCGCTCATGCAACCTGTGAGGAAAATTCAAACTGCGACACACTACAAGAAGGTGCAGGTCGATGATCCGGAAACTGGAGCGAAACTCAACAAATTGACCCCATGCAGCCCTGGAGATGCTGGTGCGATGGAGATGAACTGGACACAGGTAGAGACAGAAGAGCTGCTTGAGCCTCCTCTCCAAGTGAAGGATTTCGTCAAGGCTATCAAAGCCTCAAGACCGACTGTCAGCAAAGAGGATTTGGACAGGAATTCGGAATGGACAAAGGAGTTTGGCAGTGAAGGAGCATGA
- the ACU17 gene encoding Bifunctional NAD(P)H-hydrate repair enzyme (BUSCO:EOG092652TN), producing the protein MFRQSSRLLATPSGIGAQNSGLKRVPPALLPPIPLYRRILRTHRKHLPKEMRLLGDEYVKAEFRAHQKIDNPVHIVGFLTEWQSYAQQIEGDSWRGEKMDRGKVDKMSDEQVAQMYELMQAIRKQELEDNDPEYKPHQPPAAPEPEK; encoded by the exons ATGTTTCGTCAGAGCTCTCGCCTCCTCGCAACGCCTTCAGGCATTGGCGCTCAGAACTCCGGCCTCAAACGCGTCCCTCCGGCACTTCTACCACCGATCCCACTATACCGTCGCATACTTCGAACACATCGCAAACACTTGCCGAAAGAGATGAGATTGCTGGGAGATGAATACGTGAAAGCGGAATTCCGAGCGCATCAAAAGATCGATAATCCTGTGCACATTGTTGGGTTCTTGACCGAATGGCAGTCGTATGCTCAGCAGATTGAAGGAGACTCGTGGAGAGGGGAAAAGATGGATCGAGGGAAAGTGGATAAGATGAGTG ATGAACAAGTTGCCCAAATGTATGAGCTCATGCAGGCGATCCGAAAACAAGAATTGGAGGATAATGACCCGGAGTATAAACCGCACCAGCCGCCTGCAGCACCTGAGCCAGAGAAGTAA
- a CDS encoding uncharacterized protein (BUSCO:EOG09265E8A), with protein sequence MGDRAKLQALSDEYQSLQTQLSELISARQKLESQQQENKGVQNEFKGLAEDATIYKLVGPVLLKQDTTEAKSTVDGRLEFIEKEIKRFEENIKSMQDKSESKKMEIMQIQSQMQQAPASA encoded by the exons ATGGGCGATCGTGCCAAGCTACAAGCTCTTTCAGATGAGTACCAAAGTCTACAAACACAACTCAGCGAGCTCATCTCCGCGCGACAAAAATTggagtcgcagcagcaggagaacAAAGGCGTGCAGAATGAGTTCAAAGGCTTAGCTGAGGATGCGACCATCTACAAGCTTGTTGGTCCAGTGCTGCTCAAGCAAGATACGACCGAAGCGAAGAGCACCGTCGATGGGCGACTAGAGTTCATCGAGAAGGAGAT TAAGCGATTTGAGGAGAATATCAAGTCTATGCAAGATAAGAGTGAAAGCAAAAAGATGGAG ATCATGCAGATTCAGTCGCAGATGCAACAggctccagcttctgcttga
- a CDS encoding uncharacterized protein (BUSCO:EOG09264XVU) — protein MLPTPSTSHVNYDHIYEPAEDSYLLLDTLSSEAESAFLKNRFPAHSDAPLVLEVGTGSGVVLAFATANAHHILGRSDVASLGIDINTFACSATTQTVKGAVKDSDGEKRGQFLDSVCGDLTTSLRPRSIDILIFNPPYVPTEELPAQWNDQSDYKSLSNMDRFDRDSHLLSLSYAGGADGMETTDRLLSQLADVLSDRGIAYILLCKQNKPEEVATRVRGWSVVGLWQAEIISSSGKSAGWEKLCILRVWRS, from the coding sequence ATGCTACCCACACCGTCAACATCTCATGTCAACTACGATCATATCTACGAGCCAGCTGAGGACTCGTACTTGTTGCTCGACACTCTGTCATCAGAAGCAGAGTCAGCATTCCTCAAGAATCGCTTTCCAGCGCACTCCGATGCTCCACTAGTGCTTGAAGTCGGGACAGGCTCTGGCGTCGTTTTAGCGTTCGCGACAGCCAATGCGCATCACATCCTGGGCCGTTCGGACGTGGCCAGTCTTGGAATCGACATTAATACCTTCGCTTGTTCCGCGACTACGCAGACTGTAAAGGGCGCAGTAAAGGATTCAGATGGCGAAAAGAGAGGCCAATTCCTCGATAGCGTATGCGGCGATCTGACAACCAGTCTACGGCCGCGATCCATAGATATTCTCATCTTCAATCCGCCATACGTGCCCACAGAAGAGCTGCCAGCGCAATGGAACGACCAATCGGATTACAAATCACTTTCGAACATGGACCGCTTCGATCGAGATTCGCATTTGCTGTCCTTGTCGTACGCCGGAGGCGCAGATGGCATGGAAACGACAGATCGATTGCTCAGCCAACTCGCGGATGTTCTTAGTGATCGCGGTATCGCGTATATTTTACTTTGCAAGCAGAACAAGCCCGAGGAAGTTGCCACGCGCGTGCGAGGCTGGTCAGTCGTGGGCTTGTGGCAAGCGGAAATAATCTCCTCGAGCGGAAAATCTGCAGGCTGGGAGAAGCTCTGCATCCTTCGTGTCTGGCGGTCATAG